TTGCTTGGCGGAtcagcggacggacggaatccTTGAAAACACCGATTACTGCCGCGGccccagcgagcgaacgaacgagcgcgcCGGAAGCCCATCTATGTCGCGTTCGGTTCGCCGCGGCTTCGTATATGTATGTTGTGTCATGTGTCATGTTATGCTGTGTAATGGGATGTGAGGAGGTGGGCTTACCTTTGCGGTTTATGTGCATGCTAGTCCagcgatgaaatgaaatgattctctctctcgttatttctctctcacacacacacactgatcgTCTTCCGTGCGTGTCACACGATGTCAcgatgggagggggggtgaaGTACAGTCGGGGACAACTGCGTAAGAAGAAGGCTGTAATATTCCGGTCTCGGTCACTATTCTCGGGTGGTATCActacaaacactcacacatgaACCGTCGGTTGTTGGACGACACTCGTACTcttcgtttatttttgttttgggccCCGAAATCGTAACTTTTCCTAACACGGCACGCACCTtaacccttcttctttttcttcttcttctgctggtctACACCaccaagaacacacacacacagtgtaaCACGAAAATTCACAATTTTTGGCGTTGTTTGCTTCACGTTTGctcacacacaggcacacacgtaGCAGCTCACTCGTTCAAACTTTCACAaaccctttttcttccttcacgAAACGTATTTTTCACTAAACGCACCACCTTCCGTGagcacgctcacacacacgacggTAAACCTCGGCGCACGCACGGATATGCATgtgcaaacataaatattatgcctcctcctccaccttgtGAGTCACTTCTTGCTGTGGCTCTGTTTCTTCGTCCTGGTTGTGATAGAAAACTACACCGTAAAGGACGCACGGCCTACCACCATCGACCACAGGACCCATCATCATTTTCGTCTATCGTCATTGCGCtgggcaacatcatcatcatcgaagcagGCGACCAGCCTATCATCGTTTCgcgactcatcatcatcggctccAAGAGACTCGAGATTCAATTTTAAATGGCTATGCGCCACTCCTCGTCGGTGGGCGAGGAAGCAATCATTCCACCGCAAGGGGGGGTGGGTTGGTCAGCTTTCAAAGGTCTGGCACCACCTGTGAATCGTGATcactcttcctccctcccgaTTACTGTTGCACCTGAACGCATTGCGTATCAGAAATTTGTCGCCTTCgccagcaacacacaacacgccacgcacaaacgcacggGAGCTACGTAGAACACCGGAACATTTTTTGCCGTGCGCCGCGAATCGAGAATCAACCCACGAGACCTtctcgtcgtcaccgtcaccgtctccgtcgtcgtcgtcgttgttgaaCGGGGCCTTGGACAACCGCACGATTGatttatcctttttctctgGGCAGCTCTCGGGTGGTCGGTGCTGGCCACTACACACTGCCCCTCACTACTGCACACTATCCACAAGATTcagggggcggggaggggggttgttCTGTTCACCCAACCCAAGGTGCACCAATCGACGGCGATGACtactttgttttgcttttttcttcttcgctctgGAGGAAGCTTCTTCTGGGGTAGCGGAGAGCCCTCCACTAAtaattcgtttctttttttcactttACCACCGCTGgaaagagctgctgctgctggtgctggtgctggctgttGAAGGATGAGGTAATTGGGGAACGCAGCACCAAGCAAGACACAAACGCTCGAGAGAGGCACACACTTAGTTTTCCACCTTGCAAGGTGTGTCGGTCCGGGACAGACCGATATTGTTTTGGTAATAAAAACGCAAATCCCGATCACTTGGCACCcccttcgtttgctgctgcgggcTTTTCCTGGAAAACCCTAGACGCAAAAATCTCGTCGCCACTGCTGCTCAAACTAACTGCGCGAagtgcagaaaaaaaattgctCGAACTTCACGGCAATGTTTCGTTGAGTGGGATTTAACGAAAGAGGTGCTCGAAAAGAGCAGTTTGTGACCCCGCGTCCAGAcactttttttaaagaaatattttagtaaatttcatttcctgtttttcacactattagccgtggccacacggggcgaaaactctagcgcaaacgaaaaaattaatgccaaaacttttgcgcttcgatatgtttacatggccgggttgaggaaattaaaatcgtttttttgaagaaaaggattgaatacactagcaatgatcactcactgtcgatgtaaaccacaaaaagaacatattgtgagccctaccgtttgcaaaaagcttttacgctaggttttacgctccacggaccaataatcgtttgacagcatgtaaacggcaagcgaaaccgttttggcattaattttttcgtttgcgctagagttttcgccccgtgtggccacggctattcttTTTTACAATCTGAACTCGGGGGTGTTTTGACTGctttaaatttattaattaaattcatgAACAACTCCTGAAACATACGCAATTTTTAGCTGATTGCCGTCGAGCAACGTTGGGCATCGGAATTCGGCGGGTTTCCTTACTTTCATCGGCGTATTGCTGGGCGATACGCGTGATTGGCAAACCTTCTCTTGGTCTTTTGGCAGACAACACGGGCAGATTTATTCTTGTTTCTTATTCATTGTCCagctaagaaaaaaaaaacacacattcgctGGAGCAGTAGTGATGAAACAAGACGGACGAATAAGGGACTGAGAGCGTGTACGGGGGTCACGATGATGACCCACCTGGCCAGGTTCGGTCGCTACCGCCTCCGTTCACCCTTGACggtctttcgtttttcctttttctcctcaCGCAACTGCCGCTGCTTCTCTCGGTCCTGTttatccttttccttcttctgctggctCTCCAGTCGCGCCTGTTCCCGCTTTTCCTTGGCCAACGCCAGCACGTCGGCgacgtttgtgtttttcacgAGTTTCGGATCGGATGAGCTGGCCGCCccttcctcgtcgtcatcatcgtgctcACTCTCGGAGAGctacaaaaataagaaaaccCGATTGTAGTGAACCGCGTACATCGTGGATGTCCAACAGTTACCTGGGTGTATTGCGAAAGGATCTGCTCCTTGATGCGACGCTCTTCCTCTGTGTATGCGCGCTCCTCCTTGGTCGCCAACTTTTGCCCCTCCAACAGTTTGGCCAGTTGCACCTCAACGTCCAGCGTGGGTTTGGAGCCGGCCGAGGCCGCCTCTCGGTTGTGGCAGATCTTCCACTTGTCCAGTATCTCTTTGATGAACGGTTCCAGATCTGTTTCCTGTGGGCATGATGAAGGGAGGAATTAGTAGGTGCCACAGGGATGCTCGCAGACCCGTTGGCGTGAGAGgggttgcacacacacacgttaacGAGCATGCACACGTACAATAATCGCACCGAGGATACCCTCCAGAGCTTCCGTCTTTTCCTCGTTATTCTCGTCACCCTCGAGGATGCCGGTGATGTAGGAACCAAATATGCTTTCGTCCGCGTTCGATGCTCTTAATTTGGAGCTCAGCCAACTATTGAACTCTGCCACCGCCCCCATCTCGTTGCTATTTATGTGATTCTGTCGTGTGcggagatgaaaaacacaCCGCAAGGTGCACTGATTTCCGGTTGGTAACTGGTTCGATTAGGCGCAATCTTGTTGATCCATTTGATGTGGCAAAAACTTATCCGTAATCTGAATTCCAGAAGCTCTTGCTGTGATGATTACTGGAAGGAGAATTTAATCATTAATGCAACCGATCCTTGCAGCATCACAAACTTTAAAACTTGCCGGTTTCCGAGCTCCGAGTTTCCTGTGCTCTACCGCAGTGTTTTAAAAGGATtcagaatcctttttcgtggtttcagCCTCGTGTTTTACTCGTTTTTTTCGCTTTACAGTTTTCCACGAGTAGTACTGATTGTACGACCGGGAGAACAACTTTTCCAACAAGAACAGCGACAGGAGTTGAAAAGCGACTTGAATTTGCTCTTATCACCTTTTTCTTTATCACAAAAAAGTtccaaaaagaaaattttccaattttcacaGCTATTTCTGAACTCGGGGTTTTTAACCTCAAAAATGGAGACCAAAACAAAggcttcgtcgtttacatcacTGCGGATTCGGGAGTAGGAAATTCCGCGGAACTTCCGACTCCTGGATCCGTTTATAActatttttcaaatttgacCCACCGAAAAGCCGGCACGTGATCGATCGGAATTTTTCGGAAACAATCTCCAGTTCCATTCgtcttccccaaaaacgagTACAACTAGAGAATGATGCTGCAGTAAAGATATCACATTTATACAACTTAGGCAAACTTAGAAATTTCACCCCACAGACCATCCGCCATGGCTCGTACCGTTGTTTCTGCCCAATACCCTCCTTCTTGGCCTCCTCGCGGAGTTGATCACTCCGATCGCTCCAGCACGTTACTTTTGTAGTTCAGCTTGTAGCGGCCCCGATTCATCAGGATCTTTTGCAGAATCCGGTGACTCTTGGGGTCCctaaaacatttaaaacaacTTTTTAGTAAAGCCCAAATCTTCCGTTAAAAAAAGGAACTGTCCTCTCCCATAATCTAGAACAGCTATAGATTACATTGGAAATTCATTGATAAacattagaaaaaaataaaagaaaattctgTGATTTGTATGGGACTGTTGATCATTTTTTTAGTTTACAAACATTTTGCCCATCATCAGATGTTTTCTCTCGAGTACaaatccctctctcgctcacgaGAAACAACCCGATCGGCCACGAGCTCTCTCGTGCTTTTTCGTCATCACATAGGAACTTTTGTGACTTCAAATGTTGGCCAAAAGTAGGGAATATGAAATTCAAGATTTCTactatttcccttttttataaaTTACTTATGAATTTATTTCCTTATAAATTCGCCCAACGAGGTCTAGTTGTAATTTAAAATGAagtaatttttaaaattgacTTCACCGCGGATTAATCTGTATTTTCAATGATTCTATaagttttcaaaaaaatatattcGAAAAAGTTCCATCTAATGAAGACCTTCTGAGTAGATTCTGAAGTTTTGGCCAACAAGTTTGCGC
The sequence above is a segment of the Anopheles darlingi chromosome 2, idAnoDarlMG_H_01, whole genome shotgun sequence genome. Coding sequences within it:
- the LOC125949864 gene encoding coiled-coil domain-containing protein 43: MGAVAEFNSWLSSKLRASNADESIFGSYITGILEGDENNEEKTEALEGILGAIIETDLEPFIKEILDKWKICHNREAASAGSKPTLDVEVQLAKLLEGQKLATKEERAYTEEERRIKEQILSQYTQLSESEHDDDDEEGAASSSDPKLVKNTNVADVLALAKEKREQARLESQQKKEKDKQDREKQRQLREEKKEKRKTVKGERRR